The genome window GATGTGTGGTATACAGTTTAACTCAGTGGAGATGTACCAGGCACATATGCAGGGAAACAAGCACCAGATTAGGTAAGATAAAGACttctgacaaaaacaacagatctATTGTCATTGCATCGTAATTTGTACTACACTTAAAATGTAGCCCCTGCTACGATTCTTTTCCCTGCTGCACTTTTCTTTTCTAGAACTTTGGCAACATTAAAGTGCCATCAAGTTTTTTATACTAACATTGAAATGAATGAGTATTATCTCTATGGCTCTATGTAGCTTTTAGCAGTTTTTAggttgtgttttggttttcaacTAGGTTTGTGGTTGAGTCCCATGGCTGTTATACATACACAAGTGAGATGAGTAGTGTAAACAACCCACCCCAGTTGGGTATGGATTCAGGACGAAAGCAGCATGAAAAAGGACAGAAGTTATAGTACACTGATGTGGTATTGGACAGTTATCGCTGATTCTATTATGAAattctatttctgttttcctgctctctaatggtaaaaaaaatacttaatagAGCTTTAATGTGACTTTTAATCGGAGCATTGatgtgacattaacatttattacCTGGTTGAATAGCTACTTAATTCCTGTTTACATGCTCTTGACCAGAGAGAAGAAGGTCATTGACCTCTGCAAATCTCAGCAAAAAGTCTACAGCACATTTGCAGATGAACTGGCAGATTACATTCAGGTTCAGAAAGCTCGTGGACTTACCCCCAAGACAGGTCAAGTCCTCCCTCAGGGTGGCGCACaaaaggaggatgaagaagatgaagaggaagaacaggaaGTATCAAACAAGGCGCAGATCATAGAATTGAAAAAACCTATGCCCAACCTCCCTCCCACCTCTGACCTTCCTCATCAGTCCCGTCCTGGTTGCTACTACCCAGCTGAAAGATGGCACTCTCCATACCAAGGCCCTCCCTGGCCGCCTCATGGCTGGGGTTATAACTGCCCTCCTCCAGCCCTCCCAGGCGTAGGCTCTCCACAATTCACTAGTCAGCCCATTaagagaaggaggagcagaAAGCAGTCAAGCTCCTCCTCGTATTCTGCCTCATCATCTTACTCCTCCTCATATTCCTCCTCCTATAGTAGCACAAGTGACAGTGATGATAGTGAATacaggagaagagaaaggaggaggattAGAAGATCCAGGAAGGAGCGAGGCAGGAGGGCAAGAGATGAGGACTCAgacaaggaggagaggaggagaaaacggcagaggaaggaaagagatattgactcagaggagagaaaaagggaggaatCTGGAGATTCAGagcaagagaggaggagaaaaaagcgAAAGAAACATGGCAAGCAGAgacgaaaagaaaaaaaatcccaggaAGAGGACTTTGAGGAGGAACAGGTGATGGACAGTTTAAAGCCAGAGGACATGATGGACAATAGAAAATATACTGAAGTGCACATTCAGGCTGAAATTAATGTTGAGCAGGGGGAGGGTGGGCAGGATGAGCCAGCCAAACCCAaatacaggaaagagaagaagaaaatgaaagagaaagtaGACACtaggacagaagaggagaagttGTGGGATGACTCCATTCTGGGCTGTTAAACTCAACAGAGCCAGCTGAAGTGCTGACATTTAGGCAGAACATGAAGGTATCACGAGCATgactttgacattttcaaaacagtgtatattaaaattattaaaataattttgataGTAATTAACAAAGCAATTTTCACCATCTGCTCTGATTGCCCAAAAGTGCTGTTCTCCATAGGTGTGCTAGCTGGCTAGCCATGCTTAGTCAATTTGTGTTCCTAAGGAATGAATGTTATtcttatttcagtgtgtttgaatgagttTCTCACACATATCCACAGCtataataactttatttttcactatGTCACTTAATAATATCTTTAATTAAATTAAGATCTCTTATTTTCTTGCCTATCATTTAGAATAATCAAGAAGTAATCTTGACCTCTTAATGCACCAGTAAATTAAATTCCGTTCGATTGTGTGTTATGTGCTGCTGGCAAGGACGTGTTAGATTGTGATCCCTTTTAGAGCCTGTGGTTGGCGCTGTTGAGCTTCATTCAGAGCATCAGTAAAGCAAATAAAAGCCCACAGATGTTTGAAGCTtagtcatttcatttcttttgaaGCTCGGTGCTTTTACTCAGAGGCGCATAGGCTGAAAGAAGGCTATTGGAGATGCAGATAGGTTCGGTGTATTTTGAATGTAATGGGGATGTTAAAAATCCAACAAATTCTGTGCCCTTTGCATACAATGCAATATCTCTtaactataaaaaaaaagtcaaacaaaatagtgcagagacattgtcccagTCTACAGTGCATTATCTGCATGTGTTATGAATATATTTGCGGATCCAAACAGCATGTGAAGTGTTTGGGGTCAAACAGGTGCACAAGTTCAAATGAGGACAGCTCTTTACAAGAGAATTCATGCTTAGATGCAGTCTGTGATGAATTGAACAAAAGCAGGTTACATTACTTTGTTGTGACTGAAAAGAGGCAAAGTTAATGCAGCAAATTCCAATCTTCAGTCATCCTCTTTATTTATAAGGATCCCAGGTCCTTAAGAGTGTAAAATAGTATAACATAGTCTTTTTGGCACACTATCTCTATCACTAAACTATCGTTAAAGCTTGGTCAAACATGCCAAGaaatgatatatattttttgcattacAGTTTTTGTGGTACGATACAGGGACTTTCCTCATTTCTCTGTATCAGGTATTTGATTTCAGTAGGATCCTTGGAGCAGAATGGTGCACAGTGTGTGGCTTGTTGGAATAACAGAACAGTGTATGCATGAAATAGCTTGCCAGTAtgttttaaagttaaataattGTTGAAAAGATGTAGATATCAGCTGTCAGATTACTGCTGGAGGTACCAGTGTtgataacaaaagaaaaatgtgaatgaCAAGTTCATAAAGCAATTGATTTAAGTTGAAAAGCTGCTGATACTGCTGAAACAAAACCAAGGCTCCGACTAAACTTTTAACAAAATTGGCGGATGAAAGGAGtggagaaatgaaatgagaggCAAACAACAACTCAGCATGGCAGCCTTTGACTTAAAGCATCGGAGCAGAGAGACCAACAAAGGCTTCATAGCTCAGTCCGTGTGTAAAGAGCAGCTCTGAAGCCCCCTGAGATCTCCTGTTTTCAAAGAATCCTGTGGTCTCGTTCCCTGTCTCGCTCGAATCTTCGACCCCCGTAGAGCTATAGGGAGCCCACATCCTCTCATTCTAAGACCCCCAGCAGCCCGTTCTACACCCTAACCTTTTACGCAAAACAATCCACAGACACCACTTAGATGATTTAAGCAGACTTAAATTCTATCAAGAAAATGTAAGTTCAGTGaataataacacatttaaacagtgagtcctggcttttttttttaaatggctgttCCATAGTAATACATAAATGCCAATAAATGGGCATATTATCTTTAATACAGGGAAAACTGCATAAAGTTTGGTTTTCAAGTAAGATAAAGTACAAGCAATTCCCAAGTGCCTTCTTTGCCCTTAACAATGCAGTATATTTGCACTAAGTCATTACTGATCATGAATGGCAACATCACGCAGAATCTATACGTATGATTTGTGGTTGATATATGGATAAACAAGCAAAAATCCCAATTATTCATTGGTTTCAGTGttggattgtttttttctgttttatatcaccATAACTGAAGTACCTTTTTGGCTGTTTGACTGAATATTTGGCAAAACCAGCAAATTGAAGATGTTACCTCTGATTCTTTGGAACTGCCAAGGGCCATTTTTacactattttctaacattttatagactaaatgattCATTAGACAAATCAGCCATTCCTGAAAATAATTGGTCGTTGCAGCTCCAACTGCCTCATTGAGAAATACAGTACAAACTGAACCTTTACTGTCGTCTTTTCGTatgacatactgtatctgtgcGCGTGAAAGATGACGTTGAATTTGCATGTCAATCAGTCTGTTGCAGGTCTGTTCTCTCAGTTTTTGGTCAGGGTTTTCAACTGATCTGTGTTATTAGGAAATTTAGaaagtatatatagtatatagtatatatatatatatctccattagattttttttaatgatttaagtTTGATTTACACTACCAATGATTAAACATTCACCTAACAAGAAAGAAATGGGTCAAGAACGAAATTCAGAGGCTGGAGCATCCTGCTGAATATCAATATTATATTTCGTTTGTTAAAATATCTGAGAACTGTATTCAATCTGTTGAAATAATTGGAAATGAATTATTTCACTTTCCTTCAATTTCAATGGGAAAAAAGTTTCTTTTCACAGTATATAGGTGAGAATATTCAGAATTGATATGATTTGCTTTGCAAAATAGCGTATACATGCACAAAACCTCACTGggttttgtgtttctgcctACTTAAAGTGTGTCTTGATAGACTTTACGCCCCATGCAGTTAAAGAAGTAAGTTGTATGAAAAAACTGAAGTTGCGGTAGAGACACAACAGTGAATATTTCACATATATATGATATTTGTACAGCGTTGTGGAACTGAGTTTGTATCGCTGACCCTTGTTTTCCAGTTAATACCTGAAATTCAGGCTTCGTACACTGGTATTCCTTTGCCGTGCTCTGCAAGTGAGGCATGAAGCTGCATATGTAGGACT of Lates calcarifer isolate ASB-BC8 linkage group LG12, TLL_Latcal_v3, whole genome shotgun sequence contains these proteins:
- the zmat1 gene encoding zinc finger matrin-type protein 1; translated protein: MVFSSSLVAKSHYEGKVHAKNLRKQGLQPPVIDRYTETCTSPSLTGGPDNADQKSAPESGTEHHVDPAPTTTTLSTEVDLKDPNKYCPLCAASFNNPQMALQHYNGRKHQRNQARQDLIKELGDDVQQANSLMCQMCGIQFNSVEMYQAHMQGNKHQIREKKVIDLCKSQQKVYSTFADELADYIQVQKARGLTPKTGQVLPQGGAQKEDEEDEEEEQEVSNKAQIIELKKPMPNLPPTSDLPHQSRPGCYYPAERWHSPYQGPPWPPHGWGYNCPPPALPGVGSPQFTSQPIKRRRSRKQSSSSSYSASSSYSSSYSSSYSSTSDSDDSEYRRRERRRIRRSRKERGRRARDEDSDKEERRRKRQRKERDIDSEERKREESGDSEQERRRKKRKKHGKQRRKEKKSQEEDFEEEQVMDSLKPEDMMDNRKYTEVHIQAEINVEQGEGGQDEPAKPKYRKEKKKMKEKVDTRTEEEKLWDDSILGC